From a region of the Salvia hispanica cultivar TCC Black 2014 unplaced genomic scaffold, UniMelb_Shisp_WGS_1.0 HiC_scaffold_375, whole genome shotgun sequence genome:
- the LOC125199099 gene encoding uncharacterized protein LOC125199099, whose translation MKLPLDLTTLDLSVNDKFARISSLVLMSTAMSNFMTSLGSMEDNEIVLNMAALGILVVTIAGNVCIHIAKIHSFGRRLNLFLPQQSFRDEVNVDKYWTWRLVEWRDRSLPFQVQSRVCKKLLRDAVRFVLNFCIGAQILVVLAAKLVLFLSARFGIAVLLCLRKNERPVLAGAYVNFRQYVLLLEGEPQLPNKILENICNEADELIKGGEKRQPENLIQLLKKSSNFNGLGRFDSSEIPSLHSQEPPNCWSMPVVTLTAISVALLNIADEKANQLMVCISEGLPIVKLIEETLDRTGELESIRKAADVVWIGAEVYRKWEDTDIKSTSVRGTTHKETLQNLSKLAEKIVTDFVAQTRDILMQNPLNWPARVIAANSMYRIAQTILLGMGDGENQTDDELFDSISITISDILAACLTNLVQVITLKCHRNDIKEREESVSNVSFLVWMWRKLLRLTSGGHPWHWILKILFTLW comes from the exons ATGAAACTCCCCTTAGACCTAACCACCTTAGACCTCAGCGTCAACGACAAATTCGCAAGGATCAGCAGCCTCGTCTTGATGTCGACCGCCATGAGTAATTTCATGACTTCTTTAGGCTCAATGGAGGATAATGAAATTGTACTAAACATGGCCGCTTTAGGCATTTTAGTCGTCACGATTGCTGGTAATGTATGCATTCATATTGCCAAGATTCATAGCTTTGGGCGTCGGTTGAATTTGTTTCTGCCACAACAGAGTTTTAGAGATGAAGTCAATGTTGACAAGTACTGGACTTGGAGGCTGGTGGAGTGGAGGGACAGATCACTTCCGTTTCAAGTTCAAAGCCGCGTATGCAAGAAGCTTCTTCGTGATGCTGTAAGATTTGTTCTGAATTTCTGCATTGGAGCTCAGATTCTCGTTGTTTTAGCAGCCAAACTAGTTCTATTCCTCTCTGCTAGATTTGGTATAGCAGTTCTCTTGTGTTTACGCAAGAATGAAAGACCTGTTTTAGCGGGAGCATATGTCAATTTTAGGCAATATGTTCTTCTACTTGAAGGTGAGCCACAGCTGCCTAATAAAATCCTCGAGAACATCTGCAACGAGGCGGATGAGCTGATAAAGGGAGGCGAAAAAAGGCAGCCCGAGAATCTGATCCAGCTTCTAAAGAAATCCTCAAACTTCAACGGGTTGGGGCGATTTGACAGCAGCGAAATCCCGAGCTTGCATTCTCAAGAACCTCCAAATTGCTGGTCTATGCCCGTGGTGACTTTGACAGCCATTTCAGTTGCTCTTCTCAACATTGCAGACGAGAAGGCTAACCAGTTAATGGTTTGCATTAGTGAGGGCTTGCCCATCGTGAAGCTTATCGAGGAAACTCTAGACCGTACTGGCGAGTTAGAAAGCATAAGAAAAGCAGCAGATGTGGTTTGGATAGGAGCTGAAGTGTACAGAAAATGGGAGGACACGGATATAAAGAGCACGAGCGTAAGAGGCACAACACACAAGGAAACACTGCAAAACCTTTCTAAGCTTGCAGAAAAGATTGTGACAGATTTTGTGGCTCAAACGAGAGATATTCTTATGCAGAACCCTCTAAATTGGCCTGCTAGAGTTATAGCTGCTAACTCGATGTACAGGATTGCTCAAACGATCTTGTTAGGAATGGGAGATGGCGAGAACCAAACTGATGATGAGCTTTTTGATAGTATATCCATCACCATCTCGGATATACTAGCAGCGTGCCTCACCAATCTAGTGCAAGTCATAACATTGAAGTGTCACAGAAACGACATCAAAGAGAGGGAAGAAAGTGTGAG CAACGTGAGCTTCCTAGTCTGGATGTGGAGAAAGCTGCTAAGATTGACGAGTGGAGGGCATCCTTGGCATTGGATATTGAAAATCCTCTTCACATTGTGGTGA